In the genome of Neodiprion pinetum isolate iyNeoPine1 chromosome 2, iyNeoPine1.2, whole genome shotgun sequence, one region contains:
- the Patronin gene encoding patronin isoform X1 has protein sequence MWNAISRLFTPANNKSLSFEEDTLSVKSGSKSECAASASASASVPVADISVDVFDTMDRNIGEDRRKGSGGISGEQRHATGDSEHASDTSETRLAKQRASVKWLLSKAYNNNVPDNLREPYYRDHEDQEHLKPQIVHSLSNAELYCLALANIYSDPNYHNQNHLGILQALARKGVFVSEPNNTQLTETILIQNSPLKMSAHMAVIEGLMVLYAKEVVTGDCVVATIRRFNPQSNLEVPTDHERGLLLWISEATRALVAKIKLEEGAGDRSRLPDLPSATDFQSLCDGVGLAAVVAFYCPEELNWKDIRISKRLSVADALHNLLLVQTFCARCLPYSIFHMQNEDVTYMRGSMKQNLIVFLADLYNVLEIHPVKSVRYPGDERDSQYSNVCPRNSHGVAHKRSLPQSIAPIPDLRSNLSVSAPGFTVMKTPSSSSVKKSQSLQQAMENQSHEDRRAGSEDSFVVHRGKGVPTLSSVTDEKLAARAEAAGRPSNWEDQRRSSYAGRRSRRNSVTDDSQLTIENFGGSQDNLHNFGRNPDKEVGGHVGRHNVAEPTLPARSSVQDVYGSGVQLILSDNGYSADEPPRLKRQASNSSLNNVTLRNILHSNENDSNVDSNSSKLASFAQLGRQSSDKVINFTYSNQEKDDNLLKKAGIVAKKQVQNNGSTSGEKKTTFAALPNTTTWQQQSNQHMQQAETNTTDENGGNTVMASQLNNIRMKLEEKRRHIENEKRKMEVVMSKQRQKVGKAAFLQAVTKGKVKSPSSSTSGAESPVESVPPSSITSGNVGFIPASSTETHLVSNHPPQDKPQRPFSLKEISEDVRDVEHKWLEQDGSAPFIETRRTPDIENMDIDQYHESISQMNSSLSEIQADIQRLANQQNQIQQQHLMSQHQQQMQQQLQQLKSLSQQHMQNYAIPPMNSIPTRIQDPQQSQFYLHDHAQSQRRTWGQPLPPESLANEMAAAGYQQPVELRYSPQPAAYQQDSRLYQDTRTWAAPPSQPKGFVLHEIAPDQRYLNGGDHSLCNNQMNRSGSTYPTPATLFNTMPPSSASPQHRNAVHRISQLMGESPEQKRPTVHHIPITCESPTEKRQAPVLHTPVPAPSVDDMEPQNISFIGNDDDLSHGIRGLNITSGSRTYRKPSPTRPSISRNSFQPHSSLRESASPPCATPEVSAFDTTDPGEKGFYISFDNDAPKKPKPALGQKRTSPKKERTVSSYIEQEDFTVRPESPPASAAERQRQLEAQRDLERERIKQAEEREQQRQEIRDRDMQREMERERQRDRQKDNTSVSRQGSGIGLVIGTQLANPDPNSLDEMEKKKERIMLLSLQRRQQQEELKEKKEAEAQTRKEQEKLKMEERARKKEEERQKRAAILEQYKLKKAIEEAEKEGKIIDKELLNAIKPTKLRNKTTPSRPRPKTIHVDAGADLDSGTLTPSRGKKGSSSNLSTASLISPTMRRDYYRGSQDSLTAAHLDDRRSGPLYRGGSLRVSSVDSPDDGRGSSPCRSVNQLGRRGSYKTSRDAQEPQQQVRGRPKYPTYQNFKGRKSNSLMNLCGSSSDQDSMMYRYTDTDSGLGRATPPRRAPSPGMGSMRHLPSPSGPGSLPPGLMTKRRMFDDGSSDISSTPSSMMDYNGPRLYKQPTTKSNRGIMLNAVEYCVFPGTVNKEAKRRVLDEISRSESKHFLILFRDAGCQFRALYSYCPDKEEVSKLYGTGPKQVNDRMFDKFFKYNSGGKCFSQVHTKHLTVTIDAFTIHNSLWQGKKVNLPNKKDMALVI, from the exons GCCAAACAGCGTGCCTCCGTGAAGTGGCTGCTTTCCAAGGCTTACAACAACAACGTGCCGGACAATCTACGAGAGCCGTACTATCGTGATCACGAG GATCAGGAACATTTGAAGCCACAGATAGTCCACTCGCTTTCCAATGCAGAGCTCTACTGTTTGGCGTTGGCCAATATCTACTCGGATCCAAATTACCACAATCAAAACCACCTCGGAATTCTTCAAGCCCTTGCAAGAAAAGGTGTCTTTGTTTCCGAACCGAACAACACTCAGCTGACCGAAACTATCCTTATACAAAATTCACCACTTAAAATG tcggCGCATATGGCTGTGATAGAAGGTTTGATGGTGCTTTATGCAAAGGAAGTAGTTACGGGAGACTGTGTCGTAGCTACAATTAGACGATTTAACCCACAAAGTAACCTGGAAGTGCCGACTGACCATGAGCGAGGACTTCTTCTGTGGATCAGCGAAGCCACTCGGGCTCTAGTTGCCAAGATAAAACTGGAAGAAGGTGCTGGGGATAGATCCCGACTGCCCGACTTACCCTCTGCCACTGATTTCCAGTCTCTGTGCGATGGTGTTGGCCTTGCTGCTGTAGTCGCATTTTACTGCCCAGAAGAGTTGAATTGGAAAGATATTCGGATATCTAAAAGGTTATCCGTCGCTGATGCTCTACACAATTTATTGCTGGTCCAAACGTTTTGTGCCAGATGCTTACCGTACTCTATTTTTCATATGCAAAATGAAGATGTCACCTACATGCGAGG ATctatgaaacaaaatttgattgtTTTCCTGGCCGACCTGTACAATGTGTTAGAAATTCATCCAGTCAAATCAGTTCGTTATCCAGGCGATGAAAGGGATTCGCAATATTCGAACG TTTGCCCACGCAATAGCCACGGTGTAGCTCATAAGCGCAGCCTGCCTCAGTCTATAGCTCCGATACCTGACCTACGAAGCAACCTCTCCGTATCCGCTCCAGGCTTCACAG TAATGAAAACACCGTCCTCAAGTTCTGTTAAAAAATCACAATCGTTACAACAGGCGATGGAAAATCAGTCGCACGAAGACAG GAGAGCAGGAAGTGAAGATAGTTTCGTCGTCCATAGAGGCAAAGGAGTGCCTACTCTGAGCTCCGTAACTGATGAAAAGCTCGCTGCTCGAGCAGAAGCTGCTGGTCGGCCAAGTAATTGGGAAGACCAGAGACGTAGTTCTTATGCAGGCAGGCGTTCGAGGAGAAATAGCGTTACTGATGACTCTCAACTTACAATTGAGAACTTCGGAGGATCTCAG GATAATTTGCACAATTTTGGACGAAATCCTGACAAGGAAGTTGGAGGGCACGTAGGACGCCATAACGTTGCTGAGCCAACTCTTCCTGCCCGATCGAGTGTTCAAGATGTTTATGGCAGTGGTGTGCAACTGATTCTATCAGACAATGGTTATAGTGCAGACGAGCCACCCAGGCTCAAGCGACAAGCATCTAATTCGAGTCTAAACAATGTTACACTAAGAAATATCCTACATTCCAATGAAAATGATAGTAATGTGGACAGTAACAGTTCGAAATTAGCCAGCTTTGCTCAGCTCGGTAGACAGAGCTCTGACAAGGTTATCAATTTCACTTATTCCAATCAAGAGAAAGACGACAACCTTTTGAAAAAAGCTGGCATAGTAGCAAAAAAACAAGTTCAAAATAATGGCAGCACATCGGGCGAAAAAAAGACAACATTCGCCGCACTCCCAAATACGACTACGTGGCAACAACAGAGCAACCAGCACATGCAACAAGCCGAGACTAATACTACtg ATGAAAATGGAGGTAATACAGTCATGGCATCACAGTTGAATAACATCAGGatgaaacttgaagaaaaacgaCGTCACATAGAAAACGAAAAGCGAAAAATGGAGGTTGTCATGTCTAAGCAGCGGCAAAAAGTTGGCAAAGCTGCATTTTTGCAAGCAGTTACCAAG GGTAAGGTAAAATCCCCTTCATCGTCAACATCAGGGGCTGAAAGCCCTGTGGAATCTGTACCCCCCAGCTCCATTACTTCTGGAAATGTAGGGTTCATCCCTGCAAGTAGTACAGAGACACATCTCGTATCCAACCATCCCCCTCAAGATAAACCACAACGGCCTTTTTCGCTCAAG GAAATCAGTGAAGATGTGCGAGATGTGGAACATAAATGGCTTGAGCAGGATGGCAGTGCACCTTTTATCGAAACACGACGCACACCAGACATTGAGAATATGGACATAGATCAGTACCATGAGTCTATATCACA aATGAATAGCAGTCTTAGCGAAATTCAAGCAGATATACAGCGGCTAGCCAATcaacaaaatcaaattcaaCAACAACATTTAATGAGCCAACATCAGCAGCAGATGCAGCAACAACTACAGCAATTAAAGAGTTTAAGCCAGCAACATATGCAG AATTATGCCATACCACCAATGAATTCAATACCAACGAGAATTCAGGACCCTCAACAGTCACAGTTCTACTTACATGATCATGCGCAATCTCAGCGACGAACATGGGGTCAACCGTTACCACCTGAAAGCTTAGCGAACGAAATGGCTGCGGCAGGTTATCAGCAGCCAGTTGAACTTCGATATAGTCCACAGCCTGCAG CTTACCAGCAGGACTCACGACTGTATCAAGATACGAGGACATGGGCTGCGCCTCCTTCTCAGCCAAAAGGATTCGTACTACATGAAATAGCACCGGATCAGAGATATCTCAATGGTGGCGATCATAGTCTTTGTAACAACCAAATGAATCGTTCAGGTTCTACTTACCCTACACCTGCCACACTGTTCAATACAATGCCACCATCATCTGCCAGTCCTCAACATCGAAATGCG GTGCACAGAATTAGTCAGCTAATGGGTGAAAGCCCAGAACAAAAAAGACCTACGGTCCACCATATACCCATAACATGCGAAAGTCCCACGGAAAAACGCCAAGCACCTGTACTGCACACTCCTGTCCCTGCGCCATCAGTTGATGATATGGAGCCTCaaaatatttcgtttattG GAAACGATGACGATCTCTCACACGGAATTCGTGGCTTGAATATCACATCAGGCAGTAGAACGTACAGAAAACCCTCACCCACGAGACCTTCGATATCTAGAAACTCTTTTCAACCGCATTCGTCGCTACGAGAATCAGCGTCTCCGCCATGTGCAACGCCCGAAGTGTCAGCATTTGATACCACAGATCCTGGAGAGAAGGGATTCTACATATCATTCGATAACGACGCACCCAAAAAGCCTAAGCCAGCACTTGGGCAAAAAAGAACGTCTCCGAAGAAG GAAAGGACCGTTTCTTCCTATATCGAGCAAGAAGACTTTACCGTTAGACCTGAATCTCCACCAGCCAGTGCTGCAGAAAGGCAGCGGCAGCTTGAGGCTCAAAGAGATTTGGAAAGAGAAAGGATCAAGCAAGCAGAAGAGAGAGAGCAACAACGACAAGAAATTCGAGATAGGGACATGCAAAGAGAAATGGAGAGAGAACGTCAGAGAGATAGACAGAAGGATAACACTTCAGTTAGCCGACAGGGAAGCGGAATTGGACTTGTTATCGGAACTCAACTAGCCAATCCAGATCCT AACTCACTGGATGAAatggagaagaagaaagaacgaaTAATGCTGCTGTCATTGCAACGGCGACAACAGCAGGAAGAAttgaaggagaaaaaagaagctgAGGCGCAAACTCGCAAAGAAcaagaaaagttgaaaatggaAGAAAGGGCACGTAAAAAGGAGGAAGAAAGACAGAAGAGAGCTGCGATTCTTGAACAATATAAGCTTAAAAAGGCGATTGAAGAAGCAGAGAAAGAG GGTAAAATCATTGACAAAGAACTCTTGAATGCGATAAAGCCAACAAAGCTACGTAACAAAACCACACCCAGTCGTCCTCGACCGAAAACAATTCATGTGGATGCGGGTGCTGATTTAGATTCTGGAACCTTGACGCCAAGCCGGGGGAAAAAAGGATCTTCATCTAATCTTAGCACTG CGTCGCTGATATCCCCAACGATGAGACGGGACTACTATCGTGGCTCTCAGGATAGTCTTACTGCCGCCCACCTTGATGACCGTCGCTCAGGTCCCCTTTATCGAGGTGGCAGCCTTAGGG TTTCTTCTGTAGATTCGCCAGATGATGGTAGAGGATCTTCTCCATGTCGTAGCGTTAATCAACTTGGTCGTCGTGGTTCTTATAAAACATCACGAG ATGCACAGGAGCCTCAGCAACAAGTTAGAGGCAGGCCTAAATACCCAACTTACCAAAACTTTAAGGGGAGAAAGTCTAATTCGTTGATGAATTTGTGTG GTTCGAGTAGTGATCAAGACAGTATGATGTATCGGTACACAGATACGGACAGTGGGCTGGGCAGGGCGACACCTCCGAGACGCGCACCGAGTCCAGGAATGGGCAGTATGAGGCATCTACCGTCACCATCTGGCCCCGGATCACTTCCTCCAGGCCTTATGACAAAACGAAGGATGTTCGATGACGGAAGCAGTGATATTAGCAGTACTCCTAGTTCAATGATGGATTATAATG GTCCACGATTATACAAACAACCTACCACTAAGTCAAATAGAGGAATTATGTTGAATGCTGTAGAATACTGTGTATTCCCCGGAACAGTGAATAAAGAAGCTAAAAGGAGGGTACTGGATGAAATATCCAGATCGGAAAGCAAGCACTTTCTTATTCTCTTCAGAGATGCCGGTTGCCAATTCAGAGCTCTCTACTCGTACTGTCCTGACAAGGAAGAAGTTTCTAAACTTTACGGCACCGGACCAAAGCAGGTCAACGACAGAATGTTCGACAAGTTTTTCAA atACAACTCAGGTGGGAAGTGCTTTTCGCAGGTCCATACTAAGCATTTGACCGTAACTATTGACGCATTTACGATACACAACAGTTTGTGGCaaggaaaaaaagttaatCTTCCTAACAAGAAGGATATGGCACTTGTCATATAG
- the Patronin gene encoding patronin isoform X12 translates to MWNAISRLFTPANNKSLSFEEDTLSVKSGSKSECAASASASASVPVADISVDVFDTMDRNIGEDRRKGSGGISGEQRHATGDSEHASDTSETRLAKQRASVKWLLSKAYNNNVPDNLREPYYRDHEDQEHLKPQIVHSLSNAELYCLALANIYSDPNYHNQNHLGILQALARKGVFVSEPNNTQLTETILIQNSPLKMSAHMAVIEGLMVLYAKEVVTGDCVVATIRRFNPQSNLEVPTDHERGLLLWISEATRALVAKIKLEEGAGDRSRLPDLPSATDFQSLCDGVGLAAVVAFYCPEELNWKDIRISKRLSVADALHNLLLVQTFCARCLPYSIFHMQNEDVTYMRGSMKQNLIVFLADLYNVLEIHPVKSVRYPGDERDSQYSNVCPRNSHGVAHKRSLPQSIAPIPDLRSNLSVSAPGFTVMKTPSSSSVKKSQSLQQAMENQSHEDRRAGSEDSFVVHRGKGVPTLSSVTDEKLAARAEAAGRPSNWEDQRRSSYAGRRSRRNSVTDDSQLTIENFGGSQDNLHNFGRNPDKEVGGHVGRHNVAEPTLPARSSVQDVYGSGVQLILSDNGYSADEPPRLKRQASNSSLNNVTLRNILHSNENDSNVDSNSSKLASFAQLGRQSSDKVINFTYSNQEKDDNLLKKAGIVAKKQVQNNGSTSGEKKTTFAALPNTTTWQQQSNQHMQQAETNTTDENGGNTVMASQLNNIRMKLEEKRRHIENEKRKMEVVMSKQRQKVGKAAFLQAVTKGKVKSPSSSTSGAESPVESVPPSSITSGNVGFIPASSTETHLVSNHPPQDKPQRPFSLKEISEDVRDVEHKWLEQDGSAPFIETRRTPDIENMDIDQYHESISQMNSSLSEIQADIQRLANQQNQIQQQHLMSQHQQQMQQQLQQLKSLSQQHMQNYAIPPMNSIPTRIQDPQQSQFYLHDHAQSQRRTWGQPLPPESLANEMAAAGYQQPVELRYSPQPAAYQQDSRLYQDTRTWAAPPSQPKGFVLHEIAPDQRYLNGGDHSLCNNQMNRSGSTYPTPATLFNTMPPSSASPQHRNAVHRISQLMGESPEQKRPTVHHIPITCESPTEKRQAPVLHTPVPAPSVDDMEPQNISFIGNDDDLSHGIRGLNITSGSRTYRKPSPTRPSISRNSFQPHSSLRESASPPCATPEVSAFDTTDPGEKGFYISFDNDAPKKPKPALGQKRTSPKKERTVSSYIEQEDFTVRPESPPASAAERQRQLEAQRDLERERIKQAEEREQQRQEIRDRDMQREMERERQRDRQKDNTSVSRQGSGIGLVIGTQLANPDPNSLDEMEKKKERIMLLSLQRRQQQEELKEKKEAEAQTRKEQEKLKMEERARKKEEERQKRAAILEQYKLKKAIEEAEKEGKIIDKELLNAIKPTKLRNKTTPSRPRPKTIHVDAGADLDSGTLTPSRGKKGSSSNLSTVSSVDSPDDGRGSSPCRSVNQLGRRGSYKTSRDTDSGLGRATPPRRAPSPGMGSMRHLPSPSGPGSLPPGLMTKRRMFDDGSSDISSTPSSMMDYNGPRLYKQPTTKSNRGIMLNAVEYCVFPGTVNKEAKRRVLDEISRSESKHFLILFRDAGCQFRALYSYCPDKEEVSKLYGTGPKQVNDRMFDKFFKYNSGGKCFSQVHTKHLTVTIDAFTIHNSLWQGKKVNLPNKKDMALVI, encoded by the exons GCCAAACAGCGTGCCTCCGTGAAGTGGCTGCTTTCCAAGGCTTACAACAACAACGTGCCGGACAATCTACGAGAGCCGTACTATCGTGATCACGAG GATCAGGAACATTTGAAGCCACAGATAGTCCACTCGCTTTCCAATGCAGAGCTCTACTGTTTGGCGTTGGCCAATATCTACTCGGATCCAAATTACCACAATCAAAACCACCTCGGAATTCTTCAAGCCCTTGCAAGAAAAGGTGTCTTTGTTTCCGAACCGAACAACACTCAGCTGACCGAAACTATCCTTATACAAAATTCACCACTTAAAATG tcggCGCATATGGCTGTGATAGAAGGTTTGATGGTGCTTTATGCAAAGGAAGTAGTTACGGGAGACTGTGTCGTAGCTACAATTAGACGATTTAACCCACAAAGTAACCTGGAAGTGCCGACTGACCATGAGCGAGGACTTCTTCTGTGGATCAGCGAAGCCACTCGGGCTCTAGTTGCCAAGATAAAACTGGAAGAAGGTGCTGGGGATAGATCCCGACTGCCCGACTTACCCTCTGCCACTGATTTCCAGTCTCTGTGCGATGGTGTTGGCCTTGCTGCTGTAGTCGCATTTTACTGCCCAGAAGAGTTGAATTGGAAAGATATTCGGATATCTAAAAGGTTATCCGTCGCTGATGCTCTACACAATTTATTGCTGGTCCAAACGTTTTGTGCCAGATGCTTACCGTACTCTATTTTTCATATGCAAAATGAAGATGTCACCTACATGCGAGG ATctatgaaacaaaatttgattgtTTTCCTGGCCGACCTGTACAATGTGTTAGAAATTCATCCAGTCAAATCAGTTCGTTATCCAGGCGATGAAAGGGATTCGCAATATTCGAACG TTTGCCCACGCAATAGCCACGGTGTAGCTCATAAGCGCAGCCTGCCTCAGTCTATAGCTCCGATACCTGACCTACGAAGCAACCTCTCCGTATCCGCTCCAGGCTTCACAG TAATGAAAACACCGTCCTCAAGTTCTGTTAAAAAATCACAATCGTTACAACAGGCGATGGAAAATCAGTCGCACGAAGACAG GAGAGCAGGAAGTGAAGATAGTTTCGTCGTCCATAGAGGCAAAGGAGTGCCTACTCTGAGCTCCGTAACTGATGAAAAGCTCGCTGCTCGAGCAGAAGCTGCTGGTCGGCCAAGTAATTGGGAAGACCAGAGACGTAGTTCTTATGCAGGCAGGCGTTCGAGGAGAAATAGCGTTACTGATGACTCTCAACTTACAATTGAGAACTTCGGAGGATCTCAG GATAATTTGCACAATTTTGGACGAAATCCTGACAAGGAAGTTGGAGGGCACGTAGGACGCCATAACGTTGCTGAGCCAACTCTTCCTGCCCGATCGAGTGTTCAAGATGTTTATGGCAGTGGTGTGCAACTGATTCTATCAGACAATGGTTATAGTGCAGACGAGCCACCCAGGCTCAAGCGACAAGCATCTAATTCGAGTCTAAACAATGTTACACTAAGAAATATCCTACATTCCAATGAAAATGATAGTAATGTGGACAGTAACAGTTCGAAATTAGCCAGCTTTGCTCAGCTCGGTAGACAGAGCTCTGACAAGGTTATCAATTTCACTTATTCCAATCAAGAGAAAGACGACAACCTTTTGAAAAAAGCTGGCATAGTAGCAAAAAAACAAGTTCAAAATAATGGCAGCACATCGGGCGAAAAAAAGACAACATTCGCCGCACTCCCAAATACGACTACGTGGCAACAACAGAGCAACCAGCACATGCAACAAGCCGAGACTAATACTACtg ATGAAAATGGAGGTAATACAGTCATGGCATCACAGTTGAATAACATCAGGatgaaacttgaagaaaaacgaCGTCACATAGAAAACGAAAAGCGAAAAATGGAGGTTGTCATGTCTAAGCAGCGGCAAAAAGTTGGCAAAGCTGCATTTTTGCAAGCAGTTACCAAG GGTAAGGTAAAATCCCCTTCATCGTCAACATCAGGGGCTGAAAGCCCTGTGGAATCTGTACCCCCCAGCTCCATTACTTCTGGAAATGTAGGGTTCATCCCTGCAAGTAGTACAGAGACACATCTCGTATCCAACCATCCCCCTCAAGATAAACCACAACGGCCTTTTTCGCTCAAG GAAATCAGTGAAGATGTGCGAGATGTGGAACATAAATGGCTTGAGCAGGATGGCAGTGCACCTTTTATCGAAACACGACGCACACCAGACATTGAGAATATGGACATAGATCAGTACCATGAGTCTATATCACA aATGAATAGCAGTCTTAGCGAAATTCAAGCAGATATACAGCGGCTAGCCAATcaacaaaatcaaattcaaCAACAACATTTAATGAGCCAACATCAGCAGCAGATGCAGCAACAACTACAGCAATTAAAGAGTTTAAGCCAGCAACATATGCAG AATTATGCCATACCACCAATGAATTCAATACCAACGAGAATTCAGGACCCTCAACAGTCACAGTTCTACTTACATGATCATGCGCAATCTCAGCGACGAACATGGGGTCAACCGTTACCACCTGAAAGCTTAGCGAACGAAATGGCTGCGGCAGGTTATCAGCAGCCAGTTGAACTTCGATATAGTCCACAGCCTGCAG CTTACCAGCAGGACTCACGACTGTATCAAGATACGAGGACATGGGCTGCGCCTCCTTCTCAGCCAAAAGGATTCGTACTACATGAAATAGCACCGGATCAGAGATATCTCAATGGTGGCGATCATAGTCTTTGTAACAACCAAATGAATCGTTCAGGTTCTACTTACCCTACACCTGCCACACTGTTCAATACAATGCCACCATCATCTGCCAGTCCTCAACATCGAAATGCG GTGCACAGAATTAGTCAGCTAATGGGTGAAAGCCCAGAACAAAAAAGACCTACGGTCCACCATATACCCATAACATGCGAAAGTCCCACGGAAAAACGCCAAGCACCTGTACTGCACACTCCTGTCCCTGCGCCATCAGTTGATGATATGGAGCCTCaaaatatttcgtttattG GAAACGATGACGATCTCTCACACGGAATTCGTGGCTTGAATATCACATCAGGCAGTAGAACGTACAGAAAACCCTCACCCACGAGACCTTCGATATCTAGAAACTCTTTTCAACCGCATTCGTCGCTACGAGAATCAGCGTCTCCGCCATGTGCAACGCCCGAAGTGTCAGCATTTGATACCACAGATCCTGGAGAGAAGGGATTCTACATATCATTCGATAACGACGCACCCAAAAAGCCTAAGCCAGCACTTGGGCAAAAAAGAACGTCTCCGAAGAAG GAAAGGACCGTTTCTTCCTATATCGAGCAAGAAGACTTTACCGTTAGACCTGAATCTCCACCAGCCAGTGCTGCAGAAAGGCAGCGGCAGCTTGAGGCTCAAAGAGATTTGGAAAGAGAAAGGATCAAGCAAGCAGAAGAGAGAGAGCAACAACGACAAGAAATTCGAGATAGGGACATGCAAAGAGAAATGGAGAGAGAACGTCAGAGAGATAGACAGAAGGATAACACTTCAGTTAGCCGACAGGGAAGCGGAATTGGACTTGTTATCGGAACTCAACTAGCCAATCCAGATCCT AACTCACTGGATGAAatggagaagaagaaagaacgaaTAATGCTGCTGTCATTGCAACGGCGACAACAGCAGGAAGAAttgaaggagaaaaaagaagctgAGGCGCAAACTCGCAAAGAAcaagaaaagttgaaaatggaAGAAAGGGCACGTAAAAAGGAGGAAGAAAGACAGAAGAGAGCTGCGATTCTTGAACAATATAAGCTTAAAAAGGCGATTGAAGAAGCAGAGAAAGAG GGTAAAATCATTGACAAAGAACTCTTGAATGCGATAAAGCCAACAAAGCTACGTAACAAAACCACACCCAGTCGTCCTCGACCGAAAACAATTCATGTGGATGCGGGTGCTGATTTAGATTCTGGAACCTTGACGCCAAGCCGGGGGAAAAAAGGATCTTCATCTAATCTTAGCACTG TTTCTTCTGTAGATTCGCCAGATGATGGTAGAGGATCTTCTCCATGTCGTAGCGTTAATCAACTTGGTCGTCGTGGTTCTTATAAAACATCACGAG ATACGGACAGTGGGCTGGGCAGGGCGACACCTCCGAGACGCGCACCGAGTCCAGGAATGGGCAGTATGAGGCATCTACCGTCACCATCTGGCCCCGGATCACTTCCTCCAGGCCTTATGACAAAACGAAGGATGTTCGATGACGGAAGCAGTGATATTAGCAGTACTCCTAGTTCAATGATGGATTATAATG GTCCACGATTATACAAACAACCTACCACTAAGTCAAATAGAGGAATTATGTTGAATGCTGTAGAATACTGTGTATTCCCCGGAACAGTGAATAAAGAAGCTAAAAGGAGGGTACTGGATGAAATATCCAGATCGGAAAGCAAGCACTTTCTTATTCTCTTCAGAGATGCCGGTTGCCAATTCAGAGCTCTCTACTCGTACTGTCCTGACAAGGAAGAAGTTTCTAAACTTTACGGCACCGGACCAAAGCAGGTCAACGACAGAATGTTCGACAAGTTTTTCAA atACAACTCAGGTGGGAAGTGCTTTTCGCAGGTCCATACTAAGCATTTGACCGTAACTATTGACGCATTTACGATACACAACAGTTTGTGGCaaggaaaaaaagttaatCTTCCTAACAAGAAGGATATGGCACTTGTCATATAG